A region from the Eulemur rufifrons isolate Redbay chromosome 21, OSU_ERuf_1, whole genome shotgun sequence genome encodes:
- the SMTN gene encoding smoothelin isoform X1 codes for MADEALAGLDEGALRKLLEVTADLAERRRIRSAIRELQRQELEREEEALASKRFRAERQDNKENWLHSQQREAEQRAALARLAGRLESISDVEELTTLLRSAGEYEERKLIRAAIRRVRAQEIEAATLAGRLCSGHTNSGSREDSKGRAARRLERCEVPEREEREQQADVPESTPTPEGTSHDVTTVTLLLRAPPGDTPSSPASPNSSPTTASPEPPLEPAEAHCPAAEAPGSPEPPLSPPNATSPEPQESPAPPSTERQVVNKLLSGPTEPPAVQSPTRGPSDTKRADLAGSRPCQRSLSVLTPRQPAQNRESTPLASGPSPFQRAGSVRDRVRKFTSDSPLPAGLQDSPPRAVLGSLTPTRLLGPSLASTTPASSSSGSSSHSPSDTSSRFSKEQRGTARPLAQLQSCPREDSPGGRGLAARSLENGAGGAVARSEEPSALLAVAVGTAEPGGSMKTTFTIEIKDGRGQASTGRVLLPTGNQRAELTLGLRAPPTHLSTSSGGKNTITHVSGPGTLARLGSVTHVSSFSHASPGGRGGCSIKMEPEPAEPPSAAVEAANGAEQTRADKAPGGRSPLSAEELMAIEDEGVLDKMLDQTTDFEERKLIRAALRELRQRKRDQRDKERERRLQEARARPGESRGNTATETTTRHSQRAADGSAVSTVTKTERLVHSNDGTRTARTTTVESSFVRRSENGSGSTMMQTKTFSSSSSSKKMGSIFDREDQASPRPGSLAALEKRQAEKKKELMKAQSLPKTSASQARKAMIEKLEKEGAAGSPGGPRTAVQRSTSFGVPNANSIKQMLLDWCRAKTRGYEHVDIQNFSSSWSDGMAFCALVHNFFPEAFDYGQLSPQNRRQNFEVAFSSAETHADCPQLLDTEDMVRLREPDWKMLVDCVPLVEVEDMMIMGKKPDPKCVFTYVQSLYNHLRRHELRLRGKNV; via the exons ATGGCGGACGAGGCCTTAGCTGGGCTGGATGAGGGAGCCCTTCGGAAGCTG CTGGAGGTCACAGCAGATCTGGCAGAGCGGCGGCGCATCCGCTCGGCCATCCGGGAGCTGCAGCGGCAGGAGCTGGAGCGTGAGGAGGAGGCCCTGGCATCCAAGCGCTTCCGTGCAGAGAGGCAGGACAACAAGGAGAACTGGCTGCA CTCTCAGCAGCGGGAAGCCGAGCAGCGGGCTGCCCTGGCACGGCTGGCGGGGCGGCTGGAGTCCATAAGTGACGTGGAGGAGCTGACCACGCTG TTGCGAAGTGCCGGTGAGTATGAGGAACGCAAGCTGATCCGAGCCGCCATCCGCCGAGTCCGGGCTCAGGAGATTGAGG CTGCCACCTTGGCTGGGAGGTTGTGCAGTGGGCATACCAACAGTGGCTCAAGAGAGGACAGCAAGGGTCGGGCAGCACGTAGGCTGGAACGGTGTGAA GTGCCAGAGCGAGAAGAACGGGAGCAGCAGGCTGACGTCCCAGAGTCAACCCCAACCCCTGAGGGCACCAGCCATGATGTGACCACAGTGACACTGCTGCTGCGGGCCCCGCCTGGGGACACACCCAGCTCACCTGCCTCACCCAACAGTTCACCCACCACTGCCTCTCctgagcctcccctggagcctgccgAGGCCCATTGTCCTGCAGCTGAGGCTCCAGGCAGCCCTGAGCCACCCCTGAGCCCACCCAATGCCACCAGCCCTGAACCCCAGGAGTCTCCAGCACCCCCCAGCACTGAGAGGCAGGTGGTCAACAAG CTCCTGTCTGGCCCCACAGAGCCCCCTGCTGTCCAGAGCCCCACCAGAGGCCCCTCTGACACCAAGAGAGCAG ACCTGGCTGGATCCCGACCCTGCCAGCGCTCCCTGTCTGTGCTCACTCCCCGCCAGCCAGCCCAGAACCGAG AGTCCACTCCCCTGGCCAGTGGACCTTCCCCATTCCAGCGGGCTGGCTCTGTGCGTGACCGCGTCCGCAAGTTCACATCGGATTCTCCTCTGCCTGCTGGGCTCCAGGACAGCCCACCCCGTGCTGTCCTAGGTTCCCTGACCCCCACAAGgctcctgggcccctccctcgCCAGCaccacccctgcctcctcctccagcgGCTCCTCCTCTCACAGTCCCAGTGACACCTCCTCCCGGTTCAGCAAGGAGCAACGAGGAACAGCCCGGCCCCTGGCCCAGCTTCAGAGCTGCCCCCGGGAGGACAGCCCCGGTGGGCGTGGCTTAGCTGCCAGGTCCCTTGAAAACGGAGCAGGGGGGGCCGTGGCCCGCTCAGAGGAGCCCAGTGCCCTGCTGGCTGTGGCCGTGGGCACCGCCGAGCCAGGGGGCAGTATGAAGACCACATTCACCATCGAGATCAAGGATGGCCGTGGCCAGGCCTCCACGGGCCGGGTGCTGCTGCCCACAGGCAACCAGAGGGCAG AACTGACACTGGGGCTGCGGGCGCCCCCCACCCACCTCAGCACCAGCAGTGGGGGCAAGAACACCATCACCCATGTCAGCGGCCCTGGGACCCTCGCCCGGCTGGGCAGTGTCACTCACGTCAGCAGCTTCAGCCATGCCTCCCCTGGTGGCCGAGGAGGCTGCAGCATTAAG ATGGAGCCAGAGCCGGCAGAGCCTCCCTCGGCGGCAGTGGAAGCGGCCAACGGTGCTGAGCAGACCAGGGCGGACAAAGCGCCGGGTGGGCGGAGCCCACTGAGCGCCGAGGAGCTGATGGCCATCGAGGATGAGGGAGTCCTGGACAAGATG CTGGATCAGACCACGGACTTTGAAGAGCGGAAGCTCATCCGGGCCGCGCTGCGTGAGCTCCGACAGAGGAAGAGAG ACCAGCGGGACAAGGAGCGAGAACGGCGGCTGCAGGAGGCACGGGCCCGGCCAGGGGAGAGCCGGGGCAACACAGCCACCGAGACCACCACGCGGCACAGCCAGCGGGCGGCCGATGGCTCAGCTGTCAGCACCGTTACCAAGACCGAGCGGCTCGTCCACTCCA ATGATGGCACCCGGACGGCCCGCACCACCACAGTGGAGTCGAGTTTCGTGAGGCGCTCAGAGA ATGGCAGTGGCAGTACCATGATGCAAACCAagaccttctcctcctcctcctcatccaaGAAGATGGGCAG CATCTTCGACCGCGAGGACCAGGCCAGCCCGCGGCCCGGCAGCCTGGCGGCGCTGGAGAAGCGCCAGgcggagaagaagaaagagctgatGAAGGCGCAGAGTCTGCCCAAGACCTCAGCCTCTCAGGCGCGCAAGGCCATGATCgagaagctggagaaggaggGCGCCGCGGG cagccctggcgGACCCCGCACAGCCGTGCAGCGCTCCACCAGTTTCGGGGTCCCCAACGCCAACAGCATCAAGCAGATGTTACTGGACTGGTGCCGAGCCAAGACGCGCGGCTACGAG CACGTGGACATTCAGAACTTCTCCTCCAGCTGGAGTGATGGGATGGCCTTCTGTGCCCTGGTGCACAACTTCTTCCCTGAGGCCTTTGACTATGGGCAGCTTAGCCCTCAAAACCGGCGCCAGAACTTCGAGGTGGCCTTCTCGTCCGCTGA GACCCATGCGGACTGCCCGCAGCTCCTGGATACAGAGGACATGGTGCGGCTTCGAGAGCCTGACTGGAA GATGCTAGTGGACTGCGTGCCCCTGGTGGAGGTGGAGGACATGATGATCATGGGCAAGAAGCCCGACCCCAAGTGCGTCTTCACCTATGTGCAGTCGCTCTACAACCACCTGCGGCGCCACGAGTTGCGCCTGCGCGGCAAGAATGTCTAG
- the SMTN gene encoding smoothelin isoform X2 has protein sequence MADEALAGLDEGALRKLLEVTADLAERRRIRSAIRELQRQELEREEEALASKRFRAERQDNKENWLHSQQREAEQRAALARLAGRLESISDVEELTTLLRSAGEYEERKLIRAAIRRVRAQEIEAATLAGRLCSGHTNSGSREDSKGRAARRLERCEVPEREEREQQADVPESTPTPEGTSHDVTTVTLLLRAPPGDTPSSPASPNSSPTTASPEPPLEPAEAHCPAAEAPGSPEPPLSPPNATSPEPQESPAPPSTERQVVNKLLSGPTEPPAVQSPTRGPSDTKRADLAGSRPCQRSLSVLTPRQPAQNRESTPLASGPSPFQRAGSVRDRVRKFTSDSPLPAGLQDSPPRAVLGSLTPTRLLGPSLASTTPASSSSGSSSHSPSDTSSRFSKEQRGTARPLAQLQSCPREDSPGGRGLAARSLENGAGGAVARSEEPSALLAVAVGTAEPGGSMKTTFTIEIKDGRGQASTGRVLLPTGNQRAELTLGLRAPPTHLSTSSGGKNTITHVSGPGTLARLGSVTHVSSFSHASPGGRGGCSIKMEPEPAEPPSAAVEAANGAEQTRADKAPGGRSPLSAEELMAIEDEGVLDKMLDQTTDFEERKLIRAALRELRQRKRDQRDKERERRLQEARARPGESRGNTATETTTRHSQRAADGSAVSTVTKTERLVHSNDGTRTARTTTVESSFVRRSENGSGSTMMQTKTFSSSSSSKKMGSIFDREDQASPRPGSLAALEKRQAEKKKELMKAQSLPKTSASQARKAMIEKLEKEGAAGSPGGPRTAVQRSTSFGVPNANSIKQMLLDWCRAKTRGYEHVDIQNFSSSWSDGMAFCALVHNFFPEAFDYGQLSPQNRRQNFEVAFSSAEMLVDCVPLVEVEDMMIMGKKPDPKCVFTYVQSLYNHLRRHELRLRGKNV, from the exons ATGGCGGACGAGGCCTTAGCTGGGCTGGATGAGGGAGCCCTTCGGAAGCTG CTGGAGGTCACAGCAGATCTGGCAGAGCGGCGGCGCATCCGCTCGGCCATCCGGGAGCTGCAGCGGCAGGAGCTGGAGCGTGAGGAGGAGGCCCTGGCATCCAAGCGCTTCCGTGCAGAGAGGCAGGACAACAAGGAGAACTGGCTGCA CTCTCAGCAGCGGGAAGCCGAGCAGCGGGCTGCCCTGGCACGGCTGGCGGGGCGGCTGGAGTCCATAAGTGACGTGGAGGAGCTGACCACGCTG TTGCGAAGTGCCGGTGAGTATGAGGAACGCAAGCTGATCCGAGCCGCCATCCGCCGAGTCCGGGCTCAGGAGATTGAGG CTGCCACCTTGGCTGGGAGGTTGTGCAGTGGGCATACCAACAGTGGCTCAAGAGAGGACAGCAAGGGTCGGGCAGCACGTAGGCTGGAACGGTGTGAA GTGCCAGAGCGAGAAGAACGGGAGCAGCAGGCTGACGTCCCAGAGTCAACCCCAACCCCTGAGGGCACCAGCCATGATGTGACCACAGTGACACTGCTGCTGCGGGCCCCGCCTGGGGACACACCCAGCTCACCTGCCTCACCCAACAGTTCACCCACCACTGCCTCTCctgagcctcccctggagcctgccgAGGCCCATTGTCCTGCAGCTGAGGCTCCAGGCAGCCCTGAGCCACCCCTGAGCCCACCCAATGCCACCAGCCCTGAACCCCAGGAGTCTCCAGCACCCCCCAGCACTGAGAGGCAGGTGGTCAACAAG CTCCTGTCTGGCCCCACAGAGCCCCCTGCTGTCCAGAGCCCCACCAGAGGCCCCTCTGACACCAAGAGAGCAG ACCTGGCTGGATCCCGACCCTGCCAGCGCTCCCTGTCTGTGCTCACTCCCCGCCAGCCAGCCCAGAACCGAG AGTCCACTCCCCTGGCCAGTGGACCTTCCCCATTCCAGCGGGCTGGCTCTGTGCGTGACCGCGTCCGCAAGTTCACATCGGATTCTCCTCTGCCTGCTGGGCTCCAGGACAGCCCACCCCGTGCTGTCCTAGGTTCCCTGACCCCCACAAGgctcctgggcccctccctcgCCAGCaccacccctgcctcctcctccagcgGCTCCTCCTCTCACAGTCCCAGTGACACCTCCTCCCGGTTCAGCAAGGAGCAACGAGGAACAGCCCGGCCCCTGGCCCAGCTTCAGAGCTGCCCCCGGGAGGACAGCCCCGGTGGGCGTGGCTTAGCTGCCAGGTCCCTTGAAAACGGAGCAGGGGGGGCCGTGGCCCGCTCAGAGGAGCCCAGTGCCCTGCTGGCTGTGGCCGTGGGCACCGCCGAGCCAGGGGGCAGTATGAAGACCACATTCACCATCGAGATCAAGGATGGCCGTGGCCAGGCCTCCACGGGCCGGGTGCTGCTGCCCACAGGCAACCAGAGGGCAG AACTGACACTGGGGCTGCGGGCGCCCCCCACCCACCTCAGCACCAGCAGTGGGGGCAAGAACACCATCACCCATGTCAGCGGCCCTGGGACCCTCGCCCGGCTGGGCAGTGTCACTCACGTCAGCAGCTTCAGCCATGCCTCCCCTGGTGGCCGAGGAGGCTGCAGCATTAAG ATGGAGCCAGAGCCGGCAGAGCCTCCCTCGGCGGCAGTGGAAGCGGCCAACGGTGCTGAGCAGACCAGGGCGGACAAAGCGCCGGGTGGGCGGAGCCCACTGAGCGCCGAGGAGCTGATGGCCATCGAGGATGAGGGAGTCCTGGACAAGATG CTGGATCAGACCACGGACTTTGAAGAGCGGAAGCTCATCCGGGCCGCGCTGCGTGAGCTCCGACAGAGGAAGAGAG ACCAGCGGGACAAGGAGCGAGAACGGCGGCTGCAGGAGGCACGGGCCCGGCCAGGGGAGAGCCGGGGCAACACAGCCACCGAGACCACCACGCGGCACAGCCAGCGGGCGGCCGATGGCTCAGCTGTCAGCACCGTTACCAAGACCGAGCGGCTCGTCCACTCCA ATGATGGCACCCGGACGGCCCGCACCACCACAGTGGAGTCGAGTTTCGTGAGGCGCTCAGAGA ATGGCAGTGGCAGTACCATGATGCAAACCAagaccttctcctcctcctcctcatccaaGAAGATGGGCAG CATCTTCGACCGCGAGGACCAGGCCAGCCCGCGGCCCGGCAGCCTGGCGGCGCTGGAGAAGCGCCAGgcggagaagaagaaagagctgatGAAGGCGCAGAGTCTGCCCAAGACCTCAGCCTCTCAGGCGCGCAAGGCCATGATCgagaagctggagaaggaggGCGCCGCGGG cagccctggcgGACCCCGCACAGCCGTGCAGCGCTCCACCAGTTTCGGGGTCCCCAACGCCAACAGCATCAAGCAGATGTTACTGGACTGGTGCCGAGCCAAGACGCGCGGCTACGAG CACGTGGACATTCAGAACTTCTCCTCCAGCTGGAGTGATGGGATGGCCTTCTGTGCCCTGGTGCACAACTTCTTCCCTGAGGCCTTTGACTATGGGCAGCTTAGCCCTCAAAACCGGCGCCAGAACTTCGAGGTGGCCTTCTCGTCCGCTGA GATGCTAGTGGACTGCGTGCCCCTGGTGGAGGTGGAGGACATGATGATCATGGGCAAGAAGCCCGACCCCAAGTGCGTCTTCACCTATGTGCAGTCGCTCTACAACCACCTGCGGCGCCACGAGTTGCGCCTGCGCGGCAAGAATGTCTAG